TGGATTatgagagggaggacagagaggaggaccaCAGCGGGAGAccgaggacagaggacagagggcgGGAGGGGGAGTCTGGGAATCAGCCGCCGCGGCCATTTGCACCACTGCAGCTTCCCGGcctgagccgccgccgctgcccgccTGACTGTTCAGCTTCAGCCGTCCGCCCGTCTCTGTGCATCTCTGCCTGTGATATCgccttcctctgtgtgtgtgtgtgtgtgtctgtgtatctctgtgactgtgtgtgtgtgtgtgtcctcttctCTTGCAAATATGATGAGGCAGACTCCTGCACCCCGGAAGGTACAGAACTCCACTCGATCCCCTTCATCTGTTGGGATGTTGCTGTTATCACCATCATCATTCTTTTGTTGTGTTGGCAGTTCCGCTGTAAAGGTCATGCTCAGAAGTTTTCTCTCGCTGGTTAGCAGGGAATcaccttttcttcctctccggAGATATTTGATATTCCCAGCATGAAAGCAGAAGTGcgccagcagctcagctgtgctATTTATTTCATGCTTTGGTCCTTTTCGCCTcactgttggtgtttttttttgcagaatcaTGTTACGCGTTCAGCCGTTCCATGTTTTTTCCCACCGTGACAGCCTGTATCTTCAGTTTGACCTCTCGGTGCCGGCACTCCTGGTTGTAGATGGCTTTAGCACAGCTCGTTCCTGTAGGTAGAGTGCAGCACGgcgggttgggggggggggggggggggggggcgctgtcAGCTCTTATGTGGTACAGCTGTTAGCTCGGGCTAATTTCTGCTTTAATCCAATAAGGAGCGATAACTGGCTCAGCGACGGCCGAGCCGAAGCAGAGCGTGGAGCTGAGAGTGAAAGGTGGAAGACAGAAGTGGCAGAAAGAGGATCTGCTCAGATCCTCcgtgtctctgctctctggtttTATTGGACATGTGATAGAtgtgctctctgctgctttagAGTGTTTATAATGATCTTTCTAAGAATTTTACTGAAGCGTCTAACAAAATGTGATGCGAGTTGTTTCTGCAATTGTTCCATCACTTCatctttttccatttaaatttgCATAAATACAGCTGATTGttataaaagaggaaaaacataaGACCTTCGGAATTGTTTAACTTATTCATTTTCACATAGCATATTTTTTATCATAACTTACAAGCATGATAAAGatgtaataaatgtaaaatgtatgAAACTTTCATTGTGGTGGAAAAAATAGTTTCATCTATAAGTTTGCATTAAGAAGCAAAATTAAAAGACATGTGAATATCTGCTATTTCCCTACATCGTCCCAGATTGACAAAATTTGTATTAATCACATGCAAAACACAGTCATTTTTCAATACTTGTCATATTCATGTGATTTGtagcatttttttattcataaaattCTATACTTACATGTTATTCTTTTCTAGATATAAGTGAGGAACATACTTTCCTTGTATGAATATACAATGAGTCGTatttatatttacttttttctatttttctagCAATTAGCCCTCGTTTAGTCAAAATTAGCAAAGCTGAGGAAACTGCAGCTGCAACATTAGCTCCAGGTTTATTACTGTCATCATGGCAACTTTcacataaataataaagttTCAGAAGAGTAAGATCAACTCAAACTGTTTTGAATCAACCACATCATAATTTGTTTACCATCATTATGACAGGATCCATTTCACCAGTAACTAATTGGGGAAAAATGTAACGAAGGTGGAAGTCTTTAAAGCGTGTTTAAACGAGACAAGTTATGAGACCTTTAATGTATTTTTAccctacataaaaaaaaaaacaactttcagtTGTTATTAGTGATAAAGCCTCCCCTTcagtttaaatgatttattcctgttatttttctgttaaaattCCGGACATGAAATCTGCGTAATGGAATTTCGGTGGTCTGTAAATCCTCTTATCACACCTCTTCTGTAGCTGCACGCGATCACTCAGGATAACGGCGCATCATTATCCGTCCCGTATGAATGCAGCACAATAGAATGAGGCTGCGATGAATCGGATGGAGGCACAGAACCGTCATTGAGGCCACGGCGGCGGTGCCAGCCACACTGTGGTCATATGGTTGTTGGAGATGAGGCTCTGGAGAGCAGCGAGGACAAAAACAGCTTGTTAGAGGAGCAGCGAGTGCAGATCTGTGGAGGAAGAGTTTCAGTGTTATCATCATCCAAAGTCGGCTTCATTCTCCCATTTTGTCCTTTTTGTCTGTGATTTCCTGTTCAGTACGACCTCCCTGCCTTCAAATACTAACCCGGACTGTTTGTCtgcttccctcctctcctcctcctcttcctcctctccgtctgcTCCTCAGACCACGGCCAGAAGGCCCAAGGTGAGCCCAGTCTGAAGCTTCATCAGGGCTTCTGGTTTTTCATCCACCAGTTTGGTATCCACAATATTTAGTCCTAGAAGGTGCTCATCTAAATCAGGATCAGTTTTTTTAAGCGTTTGTCGTGTGCCTTCCTTCAGGCGGAgcctccatcacttcctgtaccCCGATCTATGTGTTTAAGGTTCAACAAAATTTCTCAATCTGAAGGCTGAGAagttaaaaacaatttttataAAAGGGAAATAATTTAAAAGTCTAAAAATTGGCTGTATCCTGGCTTTTAACCAGTCCCCTTCCTTCATACTGACAGAGAAAAGTCGTCTGTAATGTGATCAGATAAATTCCATTCACAGTAGTGTTATTTCTTTTCAAGCACCTTTAACTGCTGTAGTAATTCAGTCTATACAGAAATCTGTAGTTCTCAAGAACCACAAATGAGAAACATGGATTAATGTCTTCAGTGTGATCAAATCCATGAACAGACTTTAAAGCAGCTAGGTCCTGAAAACACAGTAGTTCTACCTACTTGCAGATCCTCCATTTTGGCCACTACTCTCCTCATTCAGCAGTGAGATTCCGGCACGGTCCGGACTTCgtgcttttttaattttttattaaacaaagtaattaaatcatgttttttttgtttgtttttttctcctgggTTTCCTCAGCAGCCCAGCAGACCTGCGGGCGCCGGAGGGAAGGGGGCTGCGTCCGGCTcggcctccgcctccgccgGAGAGATGAGCAGCAGCGAGCCCAGCACGCCGGCTCAGACGCCGCTAGCCGCCCCGGTCATCCCCACACTCCACTCCCCCGGAAACCCCCCGGCCCCTGTCCCCAGCAAGGTCAGTCTCACCAACATTCAGGGAATCAATACTCCACCACGCACCGGAGTAATGAACTCTGCAAGCGTTTAAACCCCAGAGCTGGAAGTCTGAAAGACGACTTGACAGGCCAGCAGCACCAAACAGGAGTCAGTGTAGAATTCacaagagcagaaacacaggagTGTAATCAGATGTGATGTGTTTTGGCTCCCGATCCTCTAAATATACACGTATTTGACGCGGCTGTCAGTTCCCATCAGTGTCATCGAGCCACGTCGTCTAATCAGAAACAACCCAGAGGTTTTTAGCAGCATCCAGAGAGAACTTGAAGTCCTCCTGCAGAGATTCAAGTAGAGATAAAACAGTGAATGTTTGGTCGattcattgattcattcatgCTGTAAAGGAGAAGAAAGTGACTAAAGGAAAGTGAGAAAAGATGACATTGTTGTTATTTGTAAAGCTCcaattgaatttatttattgtaagAATGATATTAATATTCAGATTTCTCCTAATGCACAaataaaatacttattttcaaGGTGATTACGGAGTAATTTTCTTGAAAAAGCCGATTAATTTGCAacagaataatttatttttttctgttcagaaatcATCAAACCTaattttttatcattattacaATGTTTGATTGTATTTAATACTTTAGTTGATCATATAATGTACAGTATCATCTTCATAAAGTGATTATCTACTGACTGAATGTAAAAATATATAGAAGTGTTTTGTTTGGATGAAACATCCTATGTTGATGCtttaaatacttttaaaaaatgacagtttcTGTGCATTTATGCACATTTGCATGCAATAAATGACGTGATTAGCTCTTGAATGCAGTTATGTTGATATTAGTAAAAAGCCAGTCGGTGTCCATCACTATTTGTGAACTCTCGGTCTTCAGTCATGAGTGAAGGCTGAACCTTTCAGCTGTGTGGTATTTgagctttaatttgtttttaagaaTCAGGGATCATCACTGTCCACGGGCCTCATGGCTATTTTACCCCCTCAGGTGGATGTCGCTATGGAAACACAGGTGCAGCCACGTGACGTGACTTTGTCTGCGCTCAATATCGAcgtgttgtttttgtctcactAACTTCCTAACAAGCTGTCGGAGGTGTGACTCCTTTAATTGGAGCGTGAGGCGCGCTCCGTCTTTACACATTTGGTGTAAATTTATGCATGCAGGCTCACTCGCTTCAGGGCAGAACTGCTGGAAGACTTGATTTTACAGCAGAGATTAGGAATAATAAATGTCCATGTCGGAAACTGAAGCCCATAATCTCTGGTTTCAGTCAAGCGAACATGGTTATGTTAACTTTTAGAATCCAGTTTTTGCCAGACTAACATAATATCCCCACAGATGTGTGCAATATGGGTCTGTTCCTATGTGGGTAGAGCATTAAATTCTCCTCATGTCTTTGTATCCGTGTCGTCTAGGTATCCCATTAGTTTCCCATTACGGTGGAAAACGAGCATGTGAAAGGATGCAGAGGCCTTTTGTTGTGAGAAGCGGCACTAGTCTGAAATCCTGTGCATAAACAAGCGAGCTGCCAGTAATTCGAGGCAGCAGTTTATAGAAAGCATGACAAAGCCTGCGTGTCTTCGCTTCTTCACGGGTGAATCACCAGCATGGCGGCTTGAATTTAATCTTTTCCCTGCACATAAAAAGGTGAAAGTGCtttcagcagagagagaaaagctttAAATCTGATCACACTGCAAAAGTGAAACCATGAAAgactttcacttttttaaaccTCTGGCTGTTTCAGCGCTTCTCTGAAGTCAGTGACTGtcgccctgcaggaggaggaggcgctgcgAGCTCAGGTGAAGgacctggaggagaagctggagactCTGAAGATGAAACGGACGGAGGACAAAGCCAaactgaaggagctggagaagcacaagatccagctggagcagctgcaggagtggAAGACCAagatgcaggagcagcaggccgAGCTGCAGAAGCAACTGAAAGAGGCCAAGAGGGTGAGGAGCACTGCAGAGCCACTTCACTCCTCACTGAAAATAGAAACTCATCATCTATTTCTTACTTTTCTTACTATTACTTTCTTACTATTTCTAGCATGTCAATCAAATAAGttgcatttttacagttttttatgAAGCAGAGTTTTAACACTGGCAGAGAGTTGATATACAtgtttataaaaacacaaatattacTGCCTTTAAATACTTTTGAATAAGTGGAATCAGTGTTAACCAGAGGACTGGTGTCGGTGTGCAGGAAGCCAAAGAGGCTTTGGAGGCGAAGGAGCGCTACATGGAGGAGATGTCCGACACGGCGGACGCCATTGAGATGGCGACGCTGGATAAGGAGATGGCCGAGGAGCGAGCCGAgtccctgcagctggaggtggaTTCCCTCAAGGAGAAAGTGGACGAGCTCACCATGGACCTGGAGATCCTCAAGCACGAGATCGAGGAGAAAGGTGGGGAGTGTACCTTAACCGTGTTGAAGTTTCGGCGCCGGTTTGCACTCTAAAAATACGTTTGAATAGTATCTAATCCTCAAAATTATATTTCAACTTtgattttgtatttcatttatgGAAAACGATTCGTTTTCTACAATCAGTCACGTCTAAACCCAGTTATTTGGATTTTCTTCACGTTAATCATGCTGTAAACGACGCTCGGTTTGACTGGAGCTTGGCCAGAAGAACAGGGTCGTTGAATTTTGAATAATTCTGTGGAATCGGTGTTCCTTGAGACAAAACTTAAGGTTTTCTGGGCTTCTCCCAGGTTCGGACGGCGCCGCTTCCAGTTACCatgtgaagcagctggaggagcagaacagCAGGCTGAAGGAGGCTCTGGTCAGGTACGTCTGAAACAGAGATCACCCTTCCACCGTATGAACTGAAGGCCGGTCACAGAGGAACAGATGGTCTCACTCACTCCTATTTACTCCTGCAGACTTGTTCTTTAATCATTTTGTGAAAGACATGATCTTAATTTAACAATAATCTCAGGTTCAGCTGAAAGAAGCACTTGGGCTCATCACCCTGACGGTTTATCTCTGCTCTGCGTCAGGATGCGAGACCTGTCGGCCTCGGAGAAGCAGGAACACGTGAAGTTGCAGAAgcagatggagaagaagaaCGTGGAGTTGGACTCCCTGAGGAGCcagaaggagaagcagcaggaggagatgacGGTGGCGGAGAAGACCATCGACGAGCTGAAGGAGCAGGTCAGACTCCGGCCGTTAGGATCGCGCCTCCTCCGTCCGCGGCCGCCTCACCGTGTGCGATGTGCTGCGTGCTCCAGGTGGACGCGGCGCTGGGGGCGGAGGAGATGGTGGAGACTCTGACAGAGAggaacctggacctggaggagaaggTCCGGGAGCTGAGGGAGACGGTCACCGACCTGGTGAGTCCAGACCTGCCGTCCTCAGagtatttatagaaaatgaaagTGCCACAGATTGCTGACTCACCTCATTATCTGTATGGCTGCTGGGGTCATTATAATGCATGTAGCGCCCCCTAGTGTTCTCCGTGTTCCtcctgggattttttttttttttttttaagcatcaaGTTTCCttcaaacactgctgatgaGTGATGAACACAAATATATGAATGAAGTGTTGCTGGCTGCAAGTATTCAGAATTAATCTGCCAAGTCAGAAAATCTGCTAAAATGTGGCAGCAGTAATTTTCTCAACAGTTTCATTCacataaatgagaaaaaaagactgAGTATCAGCTGTGAAAGAGACATATACTGTTTTGAAATGCTATTATTTATGGAAGTACAATGTTAGTAACTAGTTACTGCGATCATTTCCAGCGTGTGACCGTCTGATTGATCGTTGTTTCCGTCCTGCAGGAAGCCATCAATGAGATGAACGACGAGCTGCAGGAGAACGCCAGAGAGAcggagctggagctgagagAGATGCTGGATCTGGGCGCAGCCAGAGTCCGAGAGTCCGAGAAACGGGTGGAGGCCGCTCAGGAAACTGTGGCCGACTACCAGCAGACCATCAAGAAGTACCGCGAGCTCACGGCTCACCTGCAGGTACAGACACCCGGGGAAGGCGCCGTCACAGGCTCCTGTCTCCTGACGGGGTCTGATGGCTGTTTTGCGCTCGCTGCAGGAGGTGAACAGAGATCTGACCAGCCAGCAGGAAGCCtcggcagagctgcagcagcaggcgccGGCCGAGATGTTTGACTTCAAGATCAAGTTTGCGGAGACGAAGGCCTACGCCAAGGTGAGAAGCACGCCGGCTTCTCGGCCTCAATAACAACATCGCAGCTCATCTCTGTCAACAcaagaaacatttttctttaagCTTTGTTTCTGAAAGTCAGTGGTTTTGTGTTCAGGCTATTGAGATGGAGCTGAGGAAGATGGAGGTGGGTCAGGCCAACAGACACGTTTCTCTTCTGACCGCCTTCATGCCCGAGTCCTTCCTCCGCCACGGCGGCGACCACGACTGcatcctggtgctgctgctcatccccAGACTCATCTGCAAGGTAACCGCCACacatccccccctcccccgcagcGGGTCGACGTCCCAGGATTCACCCCTCCGTCTGCGTTTACCCGAAGGCCGAGCTGATCAGCAAACAGGCGCAGGAGAAATTCGACCTGAACGAAACGTGCGTGGAGCGAGCCGGGCTGAAGGGAGCCGTCGGGGAGCAGCTGAGCTTCGCCGGCGGCCTCGTCTACTCGCTGAGTCTGCTGCAGGCCACGCTTCACAAATACGAGCAGTACGTTCCCACCTTCAGCGTGAACATCGGGAGAGACTGACGGCTGTACTGTACGAAGACATACACAACCTGATTATCACTAGTTAGTCctaatgcgtgtgtgtgtgtgtgtgtgtgtcagggctcTGGCTCAGTGCGGCGTGGAGGTCTATAAGAAGATCGGCTCTCTGTACCCGGAGATGAGCGTCCACGAGCGTTCTCTCGACTTCCTCATCGACCTGCTGCACAAAGACCAGCTGGACGAGACGGTCAACGTGGAGCCGCTCACCAAGGCCATCAAATATTATCAggtgacagacacacacagcgtcAGTGAACCGGAGAAGACGTCCTCCGGTCGCTGTGTGTCTGACGATGTCTGTCCTCGTTCAGCACCTGTACAGCATCCACCTGGCGGATCAGGACGAGGACTGCACCATGCAGCTGGCCGACCACATCAGAGTGAGGAGAATCGCTTCAATTCAATGGAAAGGAAATGTGAAACGAGATAAAGAAGACGTAATAGTTGACGTCTCCGTGCTTCCTCTTCACCAGTTTACCCAGAGTGCCTTGGACTGCATGGCGGTGGAGGTGGGGCGTCTGCGGGCGTTCCTGCACGCCGGCCAGGAGAAGGCCGACCTGGCCGTCCTGCTGAAGGACCTGGAGACGTCCTGCAGCGACATCAGGCAGTTCTGCAAGAAGATCCGCCGCAGGATGCCGGGGACCGACGCGCCGGGCATCCCGGCGGCGCTCAGCTTCGGACAACAGGTGACCGCAAACGTCCCCCGCCGCGTCTGATCGGAGTGATtcaagcagaggaggaggctcaccctctcatcctctcaccctctgGTGTTTGCGGCAGGTGTCGGACACGCTGTCAGACTGCAGGAAGCACCTCACCTGGGTGGTGGCGGTGCTGCAGGAGGTGGCGGCGGCCGGCGCTCAGATGATGTCGCCCCTCGGAGAACAGGAGGGGCTGTCGGCGGTCAAACTGGAGGACGTGGCCTTCAAGGCCGGGGAGCAGGTAAAAACCAGGAATTCTCTCTGTTAACCCTCCGCCAAGCAAGAGACCTGAAGAACTTTCACATTTCAACATGTTGTTGCAAATTTCAGGATGTTTTATGCTGTAAATGATCAATTCAGAattgtttttgtcatatttgttgtttctgctgtttggactttCAAGTTTGATGCTCTGTCAGCTGAATCCTGAACTGACGCACATCTCACTGTCATTTCCAGATCTATGGATCGCAGGGCGCCAATCCGTACGAGTGTCTGCGGCAGTCCTGCAGCATCGTCATAGCAACCATGAACAAGATGGCGACCGCCATGCAGGAAGGAGAGTACGACTCAGAGAAGCCTCAAAGCAAGGTAAACGTGTCtgagtgtgagtgacagagcagCCGCTGCAGTTTTCATTTTACTCAGACTCTAATTGTCATGGGCGCTCCTCCCAGAATCCCCCGCCTGTGGACGTGCGGGCGGCGGCTCTCAGAGCGGAGATCACAGACGCAGAAGGTCTGGGCCTgaagctggaggacagagagacggtCATCAAGGAGCTGAAGAAGTCGCTGAAGATCAAGGTAGGAAATGAGATGAACTGTGGATAAACCTGACGCCTCAATTTATGATTCATGGAAAAGAGGATTTCATCAGTTCTCTCCAATCTGTGTGTCTTCAGGGAGAAGAGCTGAGCGAGGCCAACGTCCGCCtgagcctgctggagaagaagctgGACAGTTCGTCCCGGGACGCCGACGAGCGGGTGGAGAAGATCCAGACCCGGCTGGACGAGGCTCAGActcagctgaagaagaaggagaagtgAGGCCCGCTGCACACTTTACTTGCCTCCCATCGGACCTGCACGGTTTGACGCCTCGCCGCTCTCCGCAGGGAGTTCGAGGAGACCATGGACGCCCTGCAGGCCGACATCgaccagctggaggcggagaaGGCGGAGCTGAAGCAGAGGATCAACAGCCAGTCCAAGATGACCATGGACGGCCTGAGAGGCTCCGGCACGTCGGGAATCGCCTCCATCGTCACCGGAGCGGCCGGAGGTGAGCCGATCCTGCAGGCCGCACGACAGCTTTAACACAGCTTTAACAAAGCTGCTGGAATTTAACCCGAAAACTTGACGCTTCACCAAACTAAAAATCAACACCgagcagcttttaaaaaaaactgtctttgcTGACGTCTTTCCCTCTTTCAACCCTTCCTAATCTACCAACTCATCCTGCAGAGGAGCAAAAAGGTATTTCCTGTTTGAACTGACGTCTcctgcgatttttttttttaaactgcatgCTTTGACAGCATCTCAGTACGTAACATGTTTCATCCAGATGTCTGCAGGTCGTTAAATATTAACAATTTCTTTTCCTCTGCACCTAGCACGGCTGCTTCGAACTCAGTTTAAGTGTTACAATAGCAATAACTGGAAATAAGAGACTTATTTGAGGTTAATTGTTATGAAATCAGTCATATTGTCTCAAATCATTTTTATATTCTGCTGGAAAGTGCAGAAAGCAAAATGTCTTTATCCTCAACTCTGGTTTTTGATTATTAATTCATACATATTGCCATTTATTCTTCTCTTCAAACTCTAAAGAACCTGCAGAAATCCAACTATAAGGCTGCATTTATCgaatctgcatgttttccatcatGCACCTTCTCGTCATGCATCACTTTTCTTTAACCCACCgcttcatttttcagtttcttcacagCACGACGGTGATAAAATACTCCAGTTTTAATTTACACCATGCTCAGATTGATGTtatgatttgatttaattttatcTGGTTTCTACAAGTttgatgaatgagtgaacgAAAAGTGCACCTTAAAGTTAAATGTAATCTTTATTAAaatcaaactgtgaaaatgatATATATTGAAACTATGAAGCATGAcaacaaaaatcacaaatacCGTGTCTGAAAATATTAGAATTCTATTGATGTGTTGAAAACCTCAGTTTTTAGAGAGGCAAGCAGGAGATGTTTGAAATGCATGtattcacttctttttttctcttttttgggaCTGAAGTTGAAAGTGCAGCTTCGACTCTGGTCTGGCTGTGTTTCTAACGTGTTTCTGCTCCGGCCTGCAGCCACCATGATGCCCGGCGTGGGCTCGGGTTCGGGCGTCCAGGTGATCGACTCTCCGCTGCTGACTCAGCAGATCGAAGCTCAGAGACTGTGCATCAAACAGCTGAAGAACGACAACAACAGACTGAAGGTACGAAAACGAACAACTCCGGACGTCTGTTTCCAGCTGGAGAGGAACAGTTCTGAGCAGCGTGAGCCGTGATTTATCGCTCCTCGCAGGCGGAGAAGATGCGCGCCCAGCTGGCATCGCTGCCGCCGCTCCACGTCACCAAGCTGCCGTCCAGAGACGGCGGACGGCCCGAGGTGCTCTCCAGCGCTCTGTACCGCAAGACCGACCAgctgctggagacgctgctgcagaTGAGCGCCAACGTCAAGGTGGTGGACATCACCGGGAAATCCCCAGGTCCGTAACCTCAGAGAGAAGCGATGACTGAGGTTAAAGCTGAGCTGATTGGTTGGTGTTTGTCCTGCAGTGACACCTAGTGCTCAGCTGCTGGAACAGACGGCGCGGCTCCAGTCCCTGAGCGACACTCTGGACCGGCTGAAGGTACGACCGCGCCGCTGAAAGCGTGGAGAACGGCTGATTCAGCCCCCTGAGGCTCACCCGTcacgtctctctccctccgctcAGGGCGAGGTCGCCGAGCACGTGGTGAACCAGCAGCCGGGAGCTCGAGTCGCCTCGGACTTCGCCACCTTCCCCTCCACCTCGTTCGTGAAGGTAAGCGGCGTCGCCGCCCTCGGGCGTGGGAGCTGCCGTGAGACGAGGTCAGACGTGACTGAGAACGgagtctctgtgtgttcaggccaaggaggagaagcagggCGACACGGTGCTGGTGGGCCGCCTCATGGTGCCGTGTCCCCGCGGCCAGGAGCAGGTCCACCGCCTCGTCCTGTCGCAGTGTCAGCTGCAGAGAGTTCACAGTCTGCTGCGGACCTGAGTCGGCACCCGCCTGCAcccctgatcctgatcctgccTGCCGCACCAACGTAAAACACACCACCGCCGCCTGCTGCCGTCGGCTCGTCTCCAGCAGGACTTCACGTCCCGTCACACCTCCACATCTCTGGATTTTACACTGACAGTCAGTTTTAGACGGGCGATCGTTTCCATTCagtttttaaaggtgcagtatgAACCAGTGCGACGCTTCTTTCATTCTTCAGCTGGGACATTCTGGACAATCTGATTCTCTGTGATCATGAGATCAGATTGTCCTGTTTACATAAACACTGAAGGGTTATTCGTCATCTGATTCATTCAGTGGATCAATCCCGGAGTAGTTTAGAAAGTGGCACAAAATCACAACAGTGTTGGATCAGATTATTTCTGGTCATGTAACCGCAGCTGCTGTAGTAGTTTGTCTTCAGtcgggattttttttaatgtaggtttttttttttttatatatatat
Above is a window of Salarias fasciatus chromosome 19, fSalaFa1.1, whole genome shotgun sequence DNA encoding:
- the dctn1b gene encoding dynactin subunit 1 isoform X8, whose translation is MSQTRRTTYTRTTSSGSSRMSSDGGGRPVKVGSLVEVIGKGQRGTVAYIGTTLFASGKWVGVILDEAKGKNDGTVQGKRYFTCEENHGIFVRQSQIQLVDDGADTTSPETPEPGTGKVLKREILETPKSNKLRGVKPKKTTARRPKPSRPAGAGGKGAASGSASASAGEMSSSEPSTPAQTPLAAPVIPTLHSPGNPPAPVPSKEEEALRAQVKDLEEKLETLKMKRTEDKAKLKELEKHKIQLEQLQEWKTKMQEQQAELQKQLKEAKREAKEALEAKERYMEEMSDTADAIEMATLDKEMAEERAESLQLEVDSLKEKVDELTMDLEILKHEIEEKGSDGAASSYHVKQLEEQNSRLKEALVRMRDLSASEKQEHVKLQKQMEKKNVELDSLRSQKEKQQEEMTVAEKTIDELKEQVDAALGAEEMVETLTERNLDLEEKVRELRETVTDLEAINEMNDELQENARETELELREMLDLGAARVRESEKRVEAAQETVADYQQTIKKYRELTAHLQEVNRDLTSQQEASAELQQQAPAEMFDFKIKFAETKAYAKAIEMELRKMEVGQANRHVSLLTAFMPESFLRHGGDHDCILVLLLIPRLICKAELISKQAQEKFDLNETCVERAGLKGAVGEQLSFAGGLVYSLSLLQATLHKYEQALAQCGVEVYKKIGSLYPEMSVHERSLDFLIDLLHKDQLDETVNVEPLTKAIKYYQHLYSIHLADQDEDCTMQLADHIRFTQSALDCMAVEVGRLRAFLHAGQEKADLAVLLKDLETSCSDIRQFCKKIRRRMPGTDAPGIPAALSFGQQVSDTLSDCRKHLTWVVAVLQEVAAAGAQMMSPLGEQEGLSAVKLEDVAFKAGEQIYGSQGANPYECLRQSCSIVIATMNKMATAMQEGEYDSEKPQSKNPPPVDVRAAALRAEITDAEGLGLKLEDRETVIKELKKSLKIKGEELSEANVRLSLLEKKLDSSSRDADERVEKIQTRLDEAQTQLKKKEKEFEETMDALQADIDQLEAEKAELKQRINSQSKMTMDGLRGSGTSGIASIVTGAAGEEQKATMMPGVGSGSGVQVIDSPLLTQQIEAQRLCIKQLKNDNNRLKAEKMRAQLASLPPLHVTKLPSRDGGRPEVLSSALYRKTDQLLETLLQMSANVKVVDITGKSPVTPSAQLLEQTARLQSLSDTLDRLKGEVAEHVVNQQPGARVASDFATFPSTSFVKAKEEKQGDTVLVGRLMVPCPRGQEQVHRLVLSQCQLQRVHSLLRT
- the dctn1b gene encoding dynactin subunit 1 isoform X9 — translated: MSQTRRTTYTRTTSSGSSRMSSDGGGRPVKVGSLVEVIGKGQRGTVAYIGTTLFASGKWVGVILDEAKGKNDGTVQGKRYFTCEENHGIFVRQSQIQLVDDGADTTSPETPEPGTGKVLKREILETPKSNKLTTARRPKQPSRPAGAGGKGAASGSASASAGEMSSSEPSTPAQTPLAAPVIPTLHSPGNPPAPVPSKEEEALRAQVKDLEEKLETLKMKRTEDKAKLKELEKHKIQLEQLQEWKTKMQEQQAELQKQLKEAKREAKEALEAKERYMEEMSDTADAIEMATLDKEMAEERAESLQLEVDSLKEKVDELTMDLEILKHEIEEKGSDGAASSYHVKQLEEQNSRLKEALVRMRDLSASEKQEHVKLQKQMEKKNVELDSLRSQKEKQQEEMTVAEKTIDELKEQVDAALGAEEMVETLTERNLDLEEKVRELRETVTDLEAINEMNDELQENARETELELREMLDLGAARVRESEKRVEAAQETVADYQQTIKKYRELTAHLQEVNRDLTSQQEASAELQQQAPAEMFDFKIKFAETKAYAKAIEMELRKMEVGQANRHVSLLTAFMPESFLRHGGDHDCILVLLLIPRLICKAELISKQAQEKFDLNETCVERAGLKGAVGEQLSFAGGLVYSLSLLQATLHKYEQALAQCGVEVYKKIGSLYPEMSVHERSLDFLIDLLHKDQLDETVNVEPLTKAIKYYQHLYSIHLADQDEDCTMQLADHIRFTQSALDCMAVEVGRLRAFLHAGQEKADLAVLLKDLETSCSDIRQFCKKIRRRMPGTDAPGIPAALSFGQQVSDTLSDCRKHLTWVVAVLQEVAAAGAQMMSPLGEQEGLSAVKLEDVAFKAGEQIYGSQGANPYECLRQSCSIVIATMNKMATAMQEGEYDSEKPQSKNPPPVDVRAAALRAEITDAEGLGLKLEDRETVIKELKKSLKIKGEELSEANVRLSLLEKKLDSSSRDADERVEKIQTRLDEAQTQLKKKEKEFEETMDALQADIDQLEAEKAELKQRINSQSKMTMDGLRGSGTSGIASIVTGAAGEEQKATMMPGVGSGSGVQVIDSPLLTQQIEAQRLCIKQLKNDNNRLKAEKMRAQLASLPPLHVTKLPSRDGGRPEVLSSALYRKTDQLLETLLQMSANVKVVDITGKSPVTPSAQLLEQTARLQSLSDTLDRLKGEVAEHVVNQQPGARVASDFATFPSTSFVKAKEEKQGDTVLVGRLMVPCPRGQEQVHRLVLSQCQLQRVHSLLRT